From Electrophorus electricus isolate fEleEle1 chromosome 8, fEleEle1.pri, whole genome shotgun sequence, the proteins below share one genomic window:
- the evx1 gene encoding homeobox even-skipped homolog protein 1 codes for MEGRKDTLIRAEGGQIGTPASRTVSEIASDLMCEQQDKPTHRNCQNPDSFPYTRDRMHEAREEQRSGTCEEMRQTTKSSAQEREPSDLPNNEASSSDAESDFYEEIDVSCTPESMDYPAEQGCEKESPSHINESGVDGGKMGTSPSTISYGADQIRRYRTAFTREQIARLEKEFYRENYVSRPRRCELAAALNLPETTIKVWFQNRRMKDKRQRLAMTWPHPADPAFYTYMMSQAAATGNLPYPFPSHLPLPYYSPLSGMSAGSASAAGGPFASPLRSLDSFRVLSHPYPRPELLCAFRHPSLYPSPGHGLGPGGSPCSCLACHSANQTNGIPQRSTNADFSCSPTTRADSFLTFSPAVLSKSSSVSLDQREELTLTR; via the exons ATGGAAGGCAGAAAAGACACGCTGATACGCGCAGAGGGAGGTCAGATTGGCACACCGGCATCCAGGACGGTGTCCGAGATTGCTAGCGACCTTATGTGCGAGCAACAGGACAAGCCGACACACCGGAATTGCCAGAACCCAGACTCTTTTCCTTACACACGAGACAGAATGCACGAAGCAAGGGAGGAACAGCGGAGCGGCACATGTGAGGAAATGAGGCAGACAACCAAGTCCTCCGCGCAGGAAAGGGAGCCCTCAGATCTCCCCAACAACGAAGCCAGCAGCTCCGACGCAGAATCGGACTTCTACGAGGAGATAGATGTCAGTTGCACCCCAGAAAGCATGGACTACCCTGCAGAACAAG GATGTGAAAAGGAGTCTCCGAGCCACATTAACGAGAGCGGTGTGGACGGCGGGAAAATGGGCACGAGCCCAAGTACCATTTCATACGGTGCTGACCAGATTCGGCGATACCGAACAGCTTTTACTAGGGAGCAAATAGCTCGACTAGAAAAGGAATTTTATCGAGAGAATTATGTGTCCCGTCCACGCAGGTGTGAACTGGCAGCCGCCTTAAATCTTCCAGAAACAACCATCAAG GTCTGGTTCCAGAACAGACGCATGAAGGACAAGCGCCAACGGCTGGCTATGACATGGCCTCACCCAGCCGACCCCGCTTTTTACACCTATATGATGAGCCAAGCAGCTGCCACGGGAAACCTCCCTTATCCGTTTCCATCGCATCTGCCTTTGCCCTATTATTCTCCGTTGAGCGGAATGTCCGCGGGTTCGGCCTCCGCAGCTGGCGGGCCATTCGCCAGCCCCTTACGTTCACTGGACAGTTTCCGGGTCCTTTCTCATCCATACCCGCGTCCGGAGCTACTGTGCGCGTTCAGACACCCTTCACTATATCCAAGCCCAGGTCACGGTCTTGGTCCAGGTGGCAGCCCGTGCTCCTGTCTCGCGTGtcactcagccaatcagacaaaCGGGATTCCACAGAGATCGACTAACGCAGACTTCTCGTGTTCACCCACTACTAGGGCTGATTCCTTCCTCACATTCTCGCCGGCGGTTCTCAGCAAATcatcttctgtttctttggatCAGAGGGAGGAATTGACACTGACTAGATAA